A window from Sphingobacterium hotanense encodes these proteins:
- a CDS encoding siderophore-interacting protein, whose protein sequence is MMQQPKISRYVFRVSHKEKLTPHYIRIKLKADEDIDFDQCTLGANNKIFIPPKGVSEVHFPEFDETKGEWVHPSEELKPIVRTYTHRAIDPVIKEITIDFVNHGDNRPASAWAAKAKVGQQLGVAMKIRPTIHYQDSDWYFLIGDATAIPVICCILESLPPTAKGSCLIEVPTEKDIHPEVHHAGFDIQWLINPHPEHASVLSELAKEVAIPLGGSCFAYLASEYTTVKILRNYFRYELKWTNKQFYAYSYWKAGDAEDQSATERRQEKAS, encoded by the coding sequence ATGATGCAACAGCCCAAAATATCCCGTTATGTTTTTCGTGTCAGTCATAAAGAGAAACTGACGCCCCATTATATTCGTATCAAGCTTAAAGCAGATGAGGACATTGACTTCGATCAGTGTACCTTAGGAGCCAATAATAAAATCTTTATTCCTCCCAAAGGTGTTTCAGAGGTACATTTCCCCGAGTTTGACGAAACAAAGGGCGAATGGGTTCATCCATCGGAAGAATTGAAACCCATCGTGCGCACCTATACCCATCGCGCAATCGATCCAGTAATCAAAGAAATAACAATCGATTTTGTAAACCATGGCGATAATCGCCCCGCTTCCGCTTGGGCCGCTAAAGCAAAGGTCGGACAGCAGTTGGGGGTAGCCATGAAAATCCGACCGACGATACATTATCAAGATTCCGATTGGTATTTTCTGATTGGCGATGCAACCGCGATTCCCGTGATATGTTGCATTCTCGAGAGTCTGCCTCCTACGGCAAAAGGCAGTTGCCTGATTGAGGTGCCTACAGAAAAAGATATTCATCCTGAAGTTCATCATGCGGGTTTTGACATTCAATGGCTTATAAACCCACATCCGGAGCATGCTAGTGTACTTTCAGAGCTCGCAAAAGAAGTGGCAATCCCCCTCGGAGGGAGTTGCTTTGCTTATCTCGCCAGTGAATATACTACAGTAAAAATCCTCCGTAATTACTTCCGCTATGAGTTGAAATGGACAAACAAACAGTTCTACGCGTACTCGTATTGGAAGGCTGGAGATGCTGAGGATCAATCGGCTACCGAGCGAAGACAGGAGAAAGCAAGCTGA
- a CDS encoding alpha/beta hydrolase, with the protein MTKHYFPLHLRIINMDEKHVGEKIYLTGTFNNWSEEHVLIGTIPEKGGTINYTLEDVKAGEHELKLSRGSFKTLFADASGQLAPAEWINHSKESELELTIEGWRDDYPASTASEQVNILDEHFYFPNLNVHRKILIYLPKDYKTTDKRYPVIYMHDGQHLFDEATSVGRSGPVEWKVDNTIDDSEHDAIVVAIYHAANFDLRAEEYMLSASDEIKNPKGQLYLDDIVNELKAYIDEHYRTLNDRKHTAMLGSSIGGLISIYAGILYPEIFGTIGSFSPSIWMDEEPLYLKTLQQMLKRADDYKSQTFYFYVGGKEKRFDRNTKENDMKKELEKYVEFLTKNYKGTIFMDINEHGKHGAAHWQLAFPPFFDYWSLQMKSE; encoded by the coding sequence ATGACGAAACACTACTTCCCCTTACATCTTCGCATCATCAATATGGATGAAAAGCACGTCGGTGAAAAAATATACTTGACCGGAACTTTCAATAATTGGTCGGAGGAGCATGTATTGATAGGCACAATCCCCGAAAAAGGTGGCACCATAAATTATACATTGGAGGATGTCAAAGCTGGTGAGCATGAGCTTAAATTATCGCGTGGAAGTTTTAAAACCCTTTTTGCAGATGCAAGTGGACAGCTTGCTCCGGCAGAATGGATAAACCACTCGAAGGAGTCTGAATTGGAGTTGACGATTGAAGGCTGGCGAGATGACTATCCAGCGAGTACGGCGAGCGAGCAGGTCAATATATTGGATGAGCATTTTTACTTTCCGAATTTAAATGTACATCGAAAGATATTAATTTACCTGCCTAAAGATTACAAAACAACGGATAAACGCTATCCCGTTATCTATATGCATGATGGACAACACCTATTTGATGAGGCAACCTCAGTGGGCCGATCCGGTCCGGTGGAATGGAAAGTAGATAATACGATTGATGATTCGGAGCATGATGCGATCGTTGTTGCTATTTACCATGCAGCAAACTTTGATCTTCGAGCGGAAGAATATATGCTATCGGCGTCCGATGAAATCAAAAACCCTAAAGGTCAGCTTTACTTAGACGACATTGTTAACGAGCTGAAAGCTTATATTGATGAGCATTATCGAACGCTCAACGATCGTAAACATACCGCAATGCTTGGCAGTTCGATTGGGGGCCTTATCAGTATCTACGCAGGGATACTTTATCCGGAAATATTTGGCACCATCGGATCTTTTTCCCCTTCTATTTGGATGGATGAAGAACCACTTTACTTGAAAACGTTGCAGCAAATGCTAAAGCGTGCCGATGATTATAAAAGTCAAACTTTTTATTTCTACGTTGGTGGCAAGGAAAAGCGATTCGATAGAAATACCAAAGAAAACGATATGAAGAAAGAGCTAGAGAAATATGTAGAGTTTCTGACGAAGAATTATAAGGGCACAATCTTCATGGATATCAACGAGCATGGTAAACATGGCGCTGCACATTGGCAATTGGCCTTCCCTCCTTTTTTTGATTATTGGAGCTTACAAATGAAGAGCGAATAA
- a CDS encoding DUF6266 family protein translates to MARAKNGINGNISGKVGNVVFYERNGINYVRTAPARRIEKNSSEIVQMTRIKFKLVQKYVIRMLQFVKFGFQFGAGNGTAYNRAMSYNLRNAVKSHKEEAFIDWNNLAFSRDMPDPIKEISFSLNRASKQLTLRWQLDDEMALRLKGHQMHTYILIIPSDLDSWNVQGLSAGNPMQEMEETLNILSYDTTIVHHIYIAFASIEIPIRSTNSRYVGAIEM, encoded by the coding sequence ATGGCAAGAGCAAAAAATGGTATAAATGGTAATATCTCCGGGAAAGTTGGGAATGTAGTGTTCTACGAGCGCAATGGTATTAATTATGTCAGAACGGCTCCCGCTCGACGTATCGAAAAAAATAGCTCGGAAATTGTGCAAATGACACGTATCAAATTCAAACTCGTACAGAAATATGTCATCCGGATGCTGCAGTTTGTGAAATTCGGCTTTCAGTTTGGTGCAGGGAATGGTACGGCATACAATCGCGCCATGTCTTACAACCTTCGAAATGCCGTTAAGAGCCATAAGGAGGAGGCGTTTATTGATTGGAACAATTTGGCTTTTAGCCGAGATATGCCAGACCCTATCAAGGAAATCTCCTTTTCGTTAAACCGAGCGAGCAAACAATTGACGCTGCGCTGGCAGCTCGATGATGAAATGGCGCTTCGTTTAAAGGGACATCAAATGCACACCTACATTTTGATTATTCCAAGTGACCTGGATAGTTGGAATGTGCAAGGGCTTAGTGCTGGAAATCCTATGCAAGAAATGGAAGAGACCCTGAACATATTAAGCTATGATACCACCATCGTGCATCATATTTACATCGCTTTTGCTTCCATCGAGATACCAATTCGAAGTACCAATAGCCGATATGTTGGCGCCATAGAGATGTAA
- a CDS encoding DUF6493 family protein yields the protein MFKHLKYIDGTSDKFWEIQTSGSSHTVTYGRNGTDGQSKTKTFDTEEACLADAEKLVREKTKKGYSEDGTVDVQKAVQKDGKPIAKTSSQQRKEEVLGAFRQLIKHPQNDAVLPFLQEYAKGNLELLKKEIRSAKRFYASFVNLDKEPEYRQHNSYSWGQRGTKQQIRVINLLALGTFSLTDTNSWPEFVELLNTTKDPQVAAVLAWAQPDWLSDYLAQQLQRNDWLSIRYDSLRAWERRGLMHFNSEVYVSAVTYFPEAVNDAANIDRYVEEFCSDDISVKRDVPLVFEYPSNINTVAYKWDYSRDDNQLLWHVVFQKLLAEGKIDRDFLINKSLEIQTKSWNNVQKSFFREMLLQMAFDETELIKYQHSIFPMFHTEETGPINFAINLLKPVLSHPEFDRGEFLSWISPIFMRTDLKGAVKTLLIQLDKVLKDYPQFKEQVNLLAADTFMIPDLQLQDRATKFILKHQEKPSDALADKLAMYSGQMLGSNAQDLKSFMGDTVEYYTEEDILSTLSGGELESYIYSPDPTVKLDEEISVPSEWNDILFQLGKVLHSKDHIEIEILMNAWTLHFRDFPADYKQQLAPYLKQLRDTYSESHCYQIFSHIFYSHQENSAKIYVYQNKYAKTLSLVNLMNDQMQMWQERWRDGIRLEALSLPTHKPFWVAPHVLVDRIIAHEKAKVPLNLIDLAIALSRAPKEQLAGIEEKIGRIEAKEIVSILSYAFGLSDEISVKKSNWFGKIMDSNSDEKNLLLGIWATIARISDPDGVFSVFENSSVANAPTVIKPFDPKLSIKPHYIQQYNYLQKVHEPFLVGNELIIEFPVFKAYPKTLLAGLDLFSRGSNQYLGYYASNLDVRYVHSLLPQNSDSMAILYTYAYNRMAIWGTKDTKAFLEEMLYPYYIIRDHSALYIASSFFSADKTVRAVCVELFIQAVDQNRFPVDLVAKHLLFLMNGEYGPIGRLADVLEQSKDVSAKHNQALLALLLAVLKDLEIKEKMPTNLKKLVELFYDLQQKNNLELTEELQVSFKRFEAYKSLQPLLKKILK from the coding sequence ATGTTTAAGCATCTAAAATATATTGACGGTACGTCGGATAAATTCTGGGAAATACAGACTTCGGGGAGTAGCCATACGGTGACTTATGGTCGGAACGGCACCGACGGACAATCAAAGACGAAAACTTTCGATACGGAGGAGGCTTGTTTAGCAGATGCGGAAAAATTAGTTCGCGAGAAGACGAAGAAAGGCTATTCGGAAGATGGGACTGTGGATGTGCAAAAGGCTGTGCAAAAAGATGGGAAGCCTATTGCAAAGACATCTTCGCAACAGCGAAAAGAAGAGGTATTGGGAGCTTTTCGCCAATTGATAAAACATCCGCAAAACGACGCGGTGTTGCCGTTTTTACAGGAATATGCGAAGGGTAATTTAGAATTGTTGAAAAAGGAGATTCGCAGCGCGAAGCGTTTTTATGCATCCTTTGTCAACTTGGATAAGGAGCCTGAGTATAGGCAGCATAACAGCTATTCTTGGGGTCAACGCGGGACGAAGCAGCAGATACGTGTAATTAATCTTTTGGCGTTGGGTACCTTCAGTTTAACGGATACGAATTCATGGCCCGAGTTTGTCGAGCTATTGAACACGACAAAGGATCCGCAGGTTGCGGCGGTATTAGCATGGGCGCAGCCAGATTGGTTATCAGATTATTTAGCGCAGCAATTGCAGCGCAACGACTGGTTGAGCATCCGATACGATAGTTTGCGCGCGTGGGAACGTAGAGGATTGATGCATTTCAATTCGGAAGTGTATGTGAGCGCAGTGACCTACTTCCCTGAAGCAGTGAATGATGCTGCAAATATCGATCGTTATGTAGAAGAATTCTGTTCGGACGACATTTCCGTAAAGCGCGATGTACCTCTAGTTTTTGAATATCCGTCAAACATCAACACAGTCGCTTACAAGTGGGACTACAGTCGTGATGATAACCAATTACTCTGGCATGTGGTTTTTCAAAAACTATTGGCCGAGGGCAAAATTGATCGTGACTTTTTGATCAATAAGTCTTTGGAGATTCAAACAAAAAGCTGGAACAATGTGCAGAAGAGCTTTTTCCGAGAGATGCTCCTACAAATGGCATTCGATGAGACAGAACTTATAAAATATCAACATAGTATTTTCCCTATGTTCCATACGGAAGAGACTGGTCCGATAAACTTCGCAATTAATTTGTTGAAGCCTGTTTTATCGCATCCTGAATTCGATCGAGGAGAATTTCTAAGTTGGATAAGCCCTATTTTCATGCGTACAGATTTGAAAGGTGCTGTAAAGACTTTGTTGATTCAATTGGATAAGGTATTGAAGGATTATCCCCAATTTAAGGAACAGGTCAATCTATTGGCTGCTGATACGTTTATGATACCAGACTTGCAATTGCAGGATCGGGCGACTAAATTTATTCTGAAACATCAAGAAAAACCTTCGGATGCCTTGGCGGATAAACTTGCTATGTATTCCGGACAAATGTTAGGTTCGAATGCGCAAGATTTGAAGTCTTTCATGGGAGATACGGTGGAGTACTATACTGAGGAGGATATATTATCGACTTTGTCTGGTGGAGAGTTGGAGAGTTATATCTATTCGCCTGATCCGACGGTAAAGCTTGATGAAGAAATCTCCGTACCGTCGGAATGGAATGATATTCTATTTCAATTGGGGAAAGTGCTACATTCCAAGGATCATATTGAAATCGAGATTTTGATGAATGCTTGGACACTGCACTTTCGAGACTTCCCGGCGGATTATAAGCAACAATTAGCACCTTATTTGAAGCAACTGCGAGATACCTATTCGGAGTCTCATTGTTATCAGATTTTTTCGCATATATTCTATAGCCATCAAGAGAATAGCGCAAAAATATATGTATACCAAAATAAATATGCGAAGACGCTTTCTCTAGTCAATTTAATGAACGATCAGATGCAAATGTGGCAGGAAAGATGGCGAGATGGAATCCGTTTGGAAGCATTAAGTCTGCCGACACATAAACCGTTTTGGGTTGCTCCGCATGTGCTGGTCGATCGGATCATTGCGCATGAAAAAGCGAAGGTTCCTTTGAACTTGATCGATTTGGCGATTGCATTGAGTAGAGCGCCGAAAGAGCAGTTAGCTGGTATTGAAGAAAAAATTGGGAGGATAGAGGCGAAGGAGATTGTTTCGATATTAAGTTATGCTTTTGGATTGAGTGATGAAATCAGTGTCAAAAAGTCGAATTGGTTTGGGAAAATAATGGATAGTAATTCGGACGAGAAGAATTTACTGTTAGGCATATGGGCGACGATTGCTCGCATCAGTGATCCCGACGGTGTTTTTTCAGTATTTGAAAACTCGAGCGTTGCTAACGCGCCCACTGTTATTAAGCCTTTTGACCCTAAACTGTCCATCAAACCACACTATATTCAGCAATACAATTATCTACAGAAAGTTCACGAGCCATTTTTAGTTGGTAATGAATTAATCATTGAGTTTCCTGTATTTAAAGCTTATCCCAAGACCTTGCTCGCTGGTTTAGATCTTTTTTCGCGTGGTTCGAATCAGTACCTTGGTTATTACGCCAGTAATTTGGATGTTCGATACGTGCATAGCTTATTGCCGCAAAATTCAGATAGTATGGCGATTTTGTACACCTATGCCTATAACCGAATGGCAATTTGGGGGACGAAAGACACGAAAGCATTTTTGGAAGAGATGCTATATCCGTATTATATTATTCGGGATCATTCGGCACTCTATATTGCCAGCAGTTTTTTCAGCGCTGATAAAACCGTGCGTGCGGTCTGCGTTGAATTGTTTATTCAAGCTGTCGATCAGAATCGCTTTCCTGTAGATCTCGTGGCGAAGCATTTGCTGTTTTTAATGAACGGCGAATACGGCCCGATTGGGCGTTTAGCAGATGTGTTGGAACAAAGCAAGGATGTATCGGCAAAACATAATCAGGCCTTATTGGCTTTATTGCTAGCCGTATTGAAAGATTTGGAAATCAAGGAAAAGATGCCTACGAATTTGAAGAAACTTGTGGAGCTTTTTTACGATTTGCAGCAGAAAAACAATTTAGAGTTAACTGAGGAATTGCAGGTTTCGTTTAAGCGATTTGAAGCTTATAAATCCCTTCAACCTCTACTTAAAAAGATATTAAAATAA
- a CDS encoding SWIM zinc finger family protein, with translation MATVDFDIAYKGSSVLTQQSGIQRLVLSHQAEIKEVNEVPCFFWGSLTDPLTTSKCLMTLSKVVRSSFGPIPASLRDPIVSAGTDQIRFEGFSSCNGVYARLDLLEDAIDGEFLASGTTNVDFNEPMLNALNSVKKTEKMVLGVGSKEVSISTDKGKVVEKKVRLPERWIKGLTSVQLYLAGIEEKFRLNKVQVVQLFQSIPRGNVKGEFFLHQRANRFVLSPIANKDSVRIGGIQRLRLLEGILPYIDNMTVYQELGGESCSVVADFKNMRLTLALSPDNYRGFSGEGNVLENMIQAVPDEWVMGVNSLLKSNELFDPTMLSIEHDVDFATMDSLTASLSSVGLLGYDLHSHQHYYRRLPFKMERILSLNPRLKNAKKLLATEGVEIVRNTGDSIEARVVGTDVIHTVIIQGEQSRCTCNWFTNHQGKRGLCKHILAVKMLNN, from the coding sequence ATGGCAACTGTAGATTTTGATATAGCCTATAAGGGCAGTTCGGTACTTACGCAGCAATCGGGAATTCAGCGCTTGGTGCTATCACATCAGGCGGAGATAAAAGAGGTAAACGAAGTGCCTTGTTTTTTCTGGGGAAGTTTAACAGACCCATTGACCACGTCAAAATGTCTGATGACCTTATCGAAGGTGGTGCGCTCTAGTTTTGGGCCGATTCCTGCGAGTCTTCGTGACCCTATTGTTTCTGCAGGCACTGACCAGATTCGATTTGAGGGTTTTTCCTCATGTAATGGTGTTTATGCACGTTTAGACTTGTTGGAAGATGCTATCGATGGGGAATTCCTTGCTAGCGGAACCACCAATGTTGATTTTAACGAACCGATGTTGAACGCTTTAAATAGCGTCAAGAAAACTGAAAAGATGGTGTTGGGCGTGGGGAGCAAGGAAGTGTCGATCAGTACCGATAAGGGCAAGGTGGTAGAGAAGAAGGTGCGATTACCGGAACGTTGGATTAAGGGATTGACGTCCGTTCAGCTGTATTTAGCGGGGATCGAGGAGAAGTTCAGGTTAAATAAAGTGCAGGTGGTGCAACTTTTTCAGAGCATTCCGCGCGGTAATGTGAAGGGGGAGTTTTTTCTGCATCAGCGTGCGAACCGTTTTGTGTTGAGTCCAATTGCAAATAAAGACTCCGTTCGGATAGGCGGCATACAACGCCTACGCTTGTTGGAAGGTATATTGCCATATATTGACAATATGACCGTTTACCAGGAGCTAGGAGGGGAGAGTTGTTCCGTCGTGGCAGATTTTAAGAATATGCGCTTGACATTGGCGCTTTCACCGGATAATTATCGTGGTTTTTCAGGTGAAGGAAATGTCTTAGAGAATATGATACAGGCTGTTCCAGATGAATGGGTAATGGGTGTCAATTCCTTGTTAAAGTCCAATGAATTATTTGATCCTACGATGCTTTCTATCGAGCATGATGTGGATTTTGCGACGATGGATAGCTTAACGGCATCGCTTTCGTCGGTCGGACTTCTAGGTTATGATCTACATAGCCATCAGCATTACTATCGTCGCTTGCCTTTTAAAATGGAGCGAATTCTATCGTTGAACCCGCGATTAAAGAATGCAAAGAAGTTGCTTGCGACAGAAGGTGTTGAGATTGTAAGGAATACTGGAGATTCCATTGAGGCGCGCGTAGTGGGCACTGATGTAATCCATACGGTGATCATTCAAGGAGAACAGAGCCGATGTACTTGTAATTGGTTTACGAACCATCAGGGCAAGCGTGGTCTTTGTAAGCATATACTTGCCGTTAAGATGCTTAATAATTAA
- a CDS encoding SMP-30/gluconolactonase/LRE family protein, whose amino-acid sequence MQKIISAKAIIENLGEGMVWAEGPVWNKRGNYLLFSDPRLNTIYKWDKEGGLRPFIKPSGYEGAEWYSDEPGTNGLLINKEGDLIACDHGNRRITKINLSTKEKTALVSKWEGKRFNSPNDLCEHPLGYYFFTDPPYGLPGRLNDTSNREIAQNGVYRVNKTDNSVEQVINNLARPNGIAVNADGSKLYVALSDDAKPYLMVYDLENANIKGEGRIFIDFEKAFPAEKIRADGIKVDRNGNVFAAAGDGVVVIGTDGIAIGRIRSGIRTANCAFGADGFLYMTASDRLLRVKLK is encoded by the coding sequence ATGCAGAAGATAATAAGTGCAAAGGCTATTATTGAAAATCTGGGTGAAGGCATGGTTTGGGCGGAGGGGCCAGTATGGAATAAGCGTGGCAATTATCTTTTGTTTAGCGATCCTCGATTGAATACGATTTACAAATGGGATAAAGAAGGTGGGCTGCGACCCTTCATAAAGCCGTCAGGATATGAAGGGGCTGAATGGTATAGCGACGAACCTGGTACAAATGGTCTTCTAATCAATAAAGAAGGGGATCTGATTGCCTGCGATCATGGTAATCGTCGAATTACAAAGATTAATCTTTCGACAAAAGAGAAAACAGCCCTTGTAAGCAAATGGGAAGGAAAGCGTTTCAACTCTCCGAATGATCTTTGTGAGCATCCGTTAGGATATTATTTTTTCACAGATCCTCCATACGGTCTTCCGGGGCGTTTGAATGACACAAGCAATAGAGAAATTGCTCAGAACGGTGTATATAGGGTTAATAAAACGGATAATTCAGTCGAGCAGGTTATCAATAATCTTGCACGTCCGAACGGTATTGCGGTCAATGCTGATGGCAGCAAGCTATATGTCGCTTTGAGCGATGATGCTAAACCCTACCTAATGGTTTATGACTTGGAGAATGCAAACATCAAGGGCGAGGGTAGAATTTTTATTGATTTTGAAAAAGCGTTTCCTGCGGAAAAAATACGTGCCGATGGGATTAAAGTCGATAGAAATGGGAATGTGTTTGCTGCGGCGGGCGATGGTGTTGTTGTTATCGGTACTGACGGTATAGCGATAGGGAGAATTCGTTCAGGCATTCGTACAGCAAACTGCGCATTCGGTGCTGATGGTTTCCTTTATATGACCGCTAGCGATCGGTTGCTTCGTGTAAAACTGAAATAA
- a CDS encoding sensor histidine kinase: MNFLRKVIVQISELYERIILTGVSDDISFLLRKEIKMVNTIALFSTIIIFIYGLYNIIHFPFIGILNFICVASILYCFRLNGQQKHQIAKSWILIVFAFVLISVNLISPNTTEYYLIIVLTIGLLVFKQKRTKISVFVLVSLAVLIPKFYVYQFPFMEDVGKDRLILNSALGLLFLTALVLYHQSIQNKYQDHIKEQSLKILQLNNDLKHLLAVIAHDIHSPLQATSMMMDYIANEKIETENRENSLLLVNKQLKSLRSNLDNLLEWSRMNMGGIQPKKDKILLHNLILNAVESFEVRRSEKGIKIISEIHPSASIVADPIQISIVLRNLLDNAIKFSHSGTNILISTKEAPSAVELCIKDEGKGMSESQIQNLFQGVGEPSYGTFGEKGTGLGLVLVKELVEANNGAIKVHSQEKVGTTFLIQFPK; this comes from the coding sequence ATGAACTTTTTACGAAAAGTTATAGTTCAAATCAGTGAGCTTTACGAGCGCATCATTCTAACGGGCGTGTCTGATGATATCAGCTTTCTCTTGCGCAAAGAGATCAAGATGGTGAATACAATCGCATTGTTCAGCACCATTATTATATTCATATATGGTTTATACAACATCATCCATTTCCCATTTATTGGCATCCTCAATTTCATTTGCGTAGCGAGCATCTTGTATTGTTTCCGATTAAATGGACAGCAGAAACACCAAATAGCAAAAAGTTGGATTCTCATCGTCTTTGCATTTGTGTTAATCTCGGTGAATCTAATATCGCCCAACACAACCGAATATTATTTAATCATTGTACTTACCATCGGTTTATTAGTATTTAAACAGAAGCGTACCAAAATAAGCGTCTTCGTATTGGTTTCTTTAGCGGTATTAATCCCAAAGTTTTACGTCTACCAGTTTCCTTTTATGGAGGATGTTGGCAAAGACCGATTAATTCTAAATTCTGCATTAGGCTTGCTATTTCTAACCGCATTAGTGCTGTACCATCAATCTATTCAAAATAAGTATCAAGATCATATCAAGGAGCAAAGTCTAAAGATCTTACAGCTCAACAATGATTTAAAGCATCTTCTTGCGGTAATTGCGCACGATATACATTCTCCGCTTCAAGCCACCTCCATGATGATGGATTATATTGCCAACGAAAAAATTGAAACAGAAAATCGAGAGAATTCGCTCCTGCTCGTCAATAAACAACTTAAAAGCCTAAGGTCAAATTTAGACAACCTGCTAGAATGGAGTAGAATGAACATGGGCGGAATACAGCCAAAAAAAGATAAAATTCTTTTGCATAATTTAATTTTGAATGCTGTGGAATCATTCGAAGTACGCCGTTCGGAGAAAGGAATAAAAATCATTTCGGAAATTCATCCCTCGGCGAGTATTGTTGCCGATCCGATACAGATTAGTATCGTTCTTCGCAACCTACTCGACAACGCTATAAAATTTAGCCATTCGGGAACTAATATTTTGATTTCGACAAAGGAAGCTCCTTCTGCTGTAGAGCTCTGTATAAAGGACGAAGGAAAAGGAATGTCCGAATCCCAAATCCAAAACCTTTTTCAAGGTGTTGGTGAACCAAGTTACGGCACGTTTGGTGAAAAAGGAACTGGATTGGGTCTTGTTCTAGTGAAGGAATTGGTGGAGGCTAATAATGGCGCAATCAAAGTCCATAGTCAGGAAAAGGTCGGAACAACCTTTCTTATTCAATTCCCTAAGTAA
- a CDS encoding S1 family peptidase translates to MKLNKLVLFIGMAFFSSAATGQEYINSVNLVKQMESRANAASFDATKLENMFKNFHLVQEKKKVKIKVLPPSNKALSAEEVFEQRYPSVFMFVQIYKDKEGKRKINGAGTAFPISEDGYFIINNHMVDELGLGVGDPAKVDKQVKLMMANHAGELFHIDSVVTFAKEADIAILKVDLNGQKIKPFALGNDSKTGAEVHVLSHPRSLHYYFSSGKVARLTEFGDRGIFSRKMEITADFAAGSSGGPIIDNKGNIAGLVSLTKSFYYDQANQKNLQMVIKETIPVSVIKALISE, encoded by the coding sequence ATGAAACTGAATAAACTTGTGCTGTTCATTGGAATGGCATTCTTTTCTAGCGCCGCAACGGGACAGGAATATATCAATTCTGTCAACCTCGTTAAGCAGATGGAATCTAGAGCAAACGCGGCATCATTTGACGCGACGAAGTTGGAGAATATGTTCAAGAATTTCCATTTGGTGCAGGAAAAGAAGAAAGTAAAGATAAAAGTACTACCTCCTTCCAATAAAGCCTTAAGTGCGGAGGAAGTATTCGAACAACGCTATCCTTCTGTATTTATGTTTGTACAGATTTACAAGGATAAAGAAGGTAAAAGGAAAATCAACGGCGCAGGAACTGCGTTTCCAATCTCGGAAGACGGCTATTTCATAATCAACAACCATATGGTCGATGAATTAGGTTTAGGAGTAGGCGATCCAGCAAAAGTTGATAAGCAAGTAAAACTGATGATGGCCAACCATGCTGGCGAACTGTTCCATATCGACTCGGTCGTAACATTCGCTAAGGAAGCCGATATCGCCATTCTCAAAGTGGATCTGAATGGCCAGAAGATTAAGCCCTTTGCATTAGGGAATGATTCTAAAACAGGTGCTGAGGTCCACGTACTCTCCCACCCTCGTAGCTTACATTACTACTTCTCCTCAGGAAAAGTTGCACGTCTTACGGAGTTTGGAGACCGTGGTATTTTCAGCAGAAAGATGGAAATCACTGCAGACTTCGCTGCAGGATCATCCGGAGGACCAATCATCGATAATAAAGGAAACATCGCAGGCTTGGTGTCATTAACAAAATCATTTTATTACGACCAAGCAAATCAAAAGAACTTACAAATGGTCATTAAAGAGACCATTCCGGTAAGTGTCATCAAAGCACTAATCAGTGAGTAA